In Ananas comosus cultivar F153 linkage group 10, ASM154086v1, whole genome shotgun sequence, the sequence atatacttgttttaattaaaaccactggaaagaaaaaaacaacaagAATTATTCATACCTTATCAACAAGATCTGGCATATGCTCTAATAGCACTTTAAACCAATACCTACAATGATACAGTTTATAGATCAGTAAATATTAGAGGGTTGACACTGCATAAGATTCCacattttttttgagagaaacaTAAGATTCCATATTAGTGTTCTAAAAATACTATAGAAAACATACTCAAGCTCACTATGATCTGCGAGATCGatggtgtttggttcgtaccTGCAACGCGGATCATCCACATTCAAACAAAATATAGATGATTTAaatgaaattaatataaaaaaacttgGTGCCTTGTAAATTAATTCTTACAGTTATAGTGCAATGGCAAGCAAAGAGAAAAAGCTAAAGTCTTACTGATTTAGATTGAAAAATCAGGAAAATAATTTGGTTGATGGCTGCTTACGTCTTAGGATCATCTAATAACGGAAACACCTCCAATGTCGGTACAAGATGAAGAACACCAACATTTAATGTGGCGCTTGCATCTGAACGTAAGGAATTTCCCCTGGACGAAGGCCGTTCGAAGCCTCCCATACCGGTTGTCCCAGGAGGGGCCATTGGGACAGGTGCTGTAATCTCTGTGCCCTTTTGCACGAACTTCTCCATCCATGATATCTGTAAAAAAGAGCAATAATTTTACCATGAGAAGCAATCTAACAGGAATAAACACATCTTAGTTTTTTCCTTTTGTGTTTTGGAAAAGTAAGAGAGGCCAGAATTTACAGACAACCCCAACTATATGTAATTTAGATAGAGTCCTCTGTGCTTCTAATTTTTGTTGGATTTGAATCCACAACTAAACTGTTTTCTGAATCCCAAAATTTCCTTCTGATTAGCCAGTTTCAGAATACAAAATGCTAAGAACAAAAAGAATATTCTGTAGAAAGGGAATGCTCTTATCAAGAAAGTCAAAGATCATCACTTCTAACGAACTTCACTGAAATCACACCTAAGTTTGGCCCAGCTATAGGCTGCAGTACCCTTCAATAAAGGGCTGTTTGAGTAGTACTATTGAGAGTAGTAGTTAATCGAGTTTTTGTTGAAATCTCTTCCACAGCTGATATCTGCAGTGGAATTTGGGCCTCAAAAACTCATTTTTGCTTCCCACCAcagcagaagctccaaactaTTCTCTTTGCCAAGTGCTCTACACAGAGGAGTGCAACtaaaacaagaagaagaagaagaaactagCATGAAGGGGCACCAATTGTAAAATAGAAAGTTAAGGTTCTTGGCTTCTTGCCTTCTCATTCAGATCTCCAAGAGGGGGACCATGAATCTTTCCACCAACGTATGGAGCACCCATTGGGAACCTTTCGACCAATTGATGCACCCTCAAGTCATCAAGACCATGCTTTTCATAGCTCATGAATGCTCCAACAGCTCCCAAGAAGCCCTCGTGACGCAAAAACATAGCCTGTGCCTGTCCTTTGGACCTGGAATACTGCATCTTAGTTAAAAAAGACAAGATGGAAGAATTTGCAACATAAAGAATAAGAATTGCTTACTATAATCACACTAGAATCTTCGCAAAAACTTTCAAAGTTATTGACTTTACAAATATGTAAGAAATATGTGAAATATGTACAAAATACACATGCACACATACACACAGGGATGCGCACACAGAGTTGACACAACTAAGTATACACTTTCTGAATGTGATCTACATTATCCGAAAGGAATATAcgtaaaattattagttttgaaAACCTATTCCCTAACCATTAAGCAATCCTAGTATCAAAGATCGATAGTTTTCTTCAAAGGACCACTGTGCATGTATAAGTAGGTTTCCAAACACATTGCTTTTATAATTTAAGCCTTTTAGATGTCAACAATAAGGGggaaacaaaattatataaactttctaactaagtttaacTGATTTACATTGCTCTAATACTGTTAAACAGCACACAGAAATCCTGTTAAATCATTTTGAGATATTTAGATCACAAGATAGATGATGTCAAAAAGTCATGTAATTTGGCCCCTCCGTCCTCATAAAAGCATAGAAGCAGCTCTGCTCATCCATCCATACATTCACATACAGGCatgcgtgtatatatatatatatacacacacacactaagttGTCTGTATGCTGGCAAAGTGTAGAAGAACTTCAAGGGTAATTATATTAGTTGCATTAAAATCCAAAACTCGAATAATGTTTCTAGAAATTACCAGAAGTGCACCGCAAAAGAAATAGTATCCATTGTGTAAGCATGGCCGCGAAtgaaaaatccaccaaaaaataTTCTCTTGAGCCCATAGCGAAGTGCATTTAAATAAGAGATCTGTTAGACAAAAAGCAGAAAAAGAATATGTTAAATTAATTACGCACGTTAAACTACTAAACAACAATAAATGGAGTTAAAGATAACAAAGTAACAAAGCAACAGAATATATGCATTCAAACAAATTCTGACCCATGCTTTTAGATAAGCTTATCCTCATAAAAATGACTCAAAAGATCAACTTGTTgaaagaaaaatgagagaatcaaGGACATATGACCTGCCCTATGTTGTATGAAATCATTCTCAGAAGGGAAAGAGAAATATCCTCAGGTCTGTAGTCTGAAAGCTCCTTATTTTCTGAAATTGTCTTCCCAAAACTAGATGCAATTGTAGATGCCGAGAGGCCAATCTGAAACAATTTGATATATAAAGTTATGATAAGAGAAGTTAAATTCAAGCACAGCAATAAAGGAAATGTTAGAGTAGTGGTTTGAAAAttcaactattattattatacctGATTGTCTGCATGATTTtagtagacaaaaaaaaaaggggcaaaaatctgatgttttaaataaaattaagggaaaaaaaaaacaaaggcaTTAAATACCTTGGAATAGTCCATACCACCATATATATCTCCAACAAGCATGTCAACATTGCTATTGTCGCCCTGTTGGCTCAACTCTAACAACTCATCGAAACTTAAGCAAAAGATAGTAGTCAGCATTAAGTAGATTGATAGAAGGCCTGGGCtttattatgaaaaataatatgcaATCAAACTAAACATGATCACCTCTTGCATTTTGTCAACAACCTTCCCAATCCCCAATACGTGCCACCGCCAACATTAGTCCCACTAACTCTTTGAAATTTTCCATAACCATCCACCTTTATTACAGAACCAAAAGGAAAGATAAAAGATTTATGAACAGCAGTAACATAATGAGACCAAAGCTTGAGCAATACTCATGAATGTTACCTTGATTATGCTTACTCCAGAACCAATATTTACAAGAAGATAAGGGAATAAATCATTATGATCTATTTGAACAAATTCTTTTTGACCCTCCATGTGCGTAAAAGCTTCATGACGTATAGCCTGTCAACAGATAGAATAAGGTTGATTGAATTTACATAATATTGTAATACAATCATAAATAGCTTACGATGATTTGCTTGTCACAACATACTAGCATTTTATTGGTAAACCATGAGTTTTGTTGAGATTGTTGTCTAAATTGTACATCCACGTATGGATGCTCAACAAAGAAACATGACTGAACAGAAATAACACAGAAAAATGGAAAAATAGCAGCAGCAGTAACATGACAGGAAAACGTGCATGAAAGAGTAAAGAGAGAATAGTTTAAACCaaaatgaaaaaggaaataaagaaaAGCTACGTATTCATGGAATTAAAGGGCTTGTTTTAAGTGAATGTGAAAGACCTCTTTGACTCTCTGGACTATCGAGGAACCAACATGCAGAAAGTTAATTCTATCATACTAAAGATTTGACTGCCGTCATACTAAAGATTTGAATGCCGTCATACTAAAGATTTGACTGCCGTCATACTAAAGATTTGAATGCCGTCATACTAAAGATTTGACTGCCGTCAGATTTGTAGTCtaccaaattaaaaaagaaaagatgaaagaaTGAATTGCGTCAAATACTTGTTGCAATTTATATCTTCCCACCTGctaaagaaacaaagaaagttGTGAGAAAATCAATTGTACCTGGTACTAATctgttattaaattttataagttaaTTCAGACAACATACAAATTTTGTTCACAGCAATAAAAACTACAAATAAACCAATTTCTTCAACCGGAGGTGGCGTCAAAACAATGAATACCAAGAAAACATTAACATGCAACATACAATGAAACACAGTGGCATCCTTCAGTTGGCATCTTTCTCAGCAGCATTTAAATGACCCTACATATCAACTATAAAAAGCACATCTCTGTATCAAAGACAGACCTTGAGCAAAAAATTAGCCCCAGATACAAGACAGGTCATTTCATCTTCCTTATCAAGACTAACTCCAAGTCTCTCCTTCAAGACATCTGCAAACTTGAAGGCCCCACCGCCTGTCGCCTATTCAAAGAAAATGCAACTAATCATAGAAAGCAGAGTTCAAATATCTTGTTGCATAAACATGGATTCAGagatatatgtatgcatgagtaAATAAATCTCTATAATGCATACATAAATATGCAATCTCACCATTAAGTAGTACGTGAAAAGATCATTTAGTTAGCTCAAGAAATACTAGGCAATGatgaaaaagagtaaaatatgtACAGACTTTACCCGAACAATCGCCCATTCTTGATGGATACCTTTTTGGATTTACAACCTAATCTTACGGTTTGTTCAATTTAACCTCTGTTGTTAGAACTTTATGGTATTATTAGCTTTTGTAAATGGAACATCCTTTTAGCAGAACTCAATGGAATTTCTTTggagtaaaatatttttttaagttcgGGTAAGGTCTGCACATTTTTACCTCAAATAAATTTGCTTTTTCTCAGGTACCTTGATTGTTATGTTGTCATCAGATATAGTCCCAGAGCGCCATGAAGGGGAATCAATTCCTGTAAGCTAATAGTTGTATGGTCACTAATTTAATGCAGACAGAAGCCAAGTACACACTGGCAATGTAtacaaaaaggtaaaaatgaGAAGATACTAAGGCAAGTAAAGAAGTGAAAGTGAAGcccacttttctttttctttttttcttttttcttttttttttttttgagggaaagtCCTCTTTTCAAAAGGTTCAAATTCTAAGGGGCTGTTGGTTCTGCGGAAAAGCGTGGAAAAAAGTTTTCCAAGAAAAATTTTTCCATGAAAAACCTCTTTTTCAATTTTCCGTCTGTTTGGTTCCAAGaaaaactagattttttttaaaagcttctttccaaattttatggAAAACTAATAATTtcgttttcctaaaaaaaaaaaatcagaaaactaAAACATTTATTTGTCATGAAATTTGGTAAATAAATTTCCAAAAAAGCTAATATTCCTTGAAACCGAACAGAAGGAAAACTGAAAAAACAGTTTTCCATGGAAAACTTTTTTCTCAGAAACTTTTCTCGACGCTTTTCCGACGAACTAAATACCCCCTAATAGAAAATTAGGAGGATCTCAAGGTAGTATCTTCTGCTGTTAAGAGAAAGCTGGCTAAACTCTACCAAGAAAAATGCAAATGGGTATCTAATATTCAGTAAGTGAGCAAGAAGAATGGAGAAATGAACAGacatttcaaaatcaaaacagGAACATTATGGTTTCTAATAACAAcgagaatttaaattttaaagtaccAAAAGGGCGGGACAAATATTATATTTCCATCAAAGCAACAATTGAGTTTAAGTACTGCTATGGTTCAAAATATTGGCAATCCTTGAGTTAAGCTAGGACATGTGATACAATTATCTTTGTGCAAGCCATAAAGAGGAGATGGTACAGTTCTTTATGTTGTTTGAGGTTAGTCATCAATAAATCAGGAAAACTGCAAGTTAATTTGCGGTCAGAAAATAGAGAACAGCTTTTTGTTGTCTGAAGAAGACCATGAATATGGGAAGATAACAAATATCATTATAATTACATTATTGGCTTGTACTTGCATTTATCAATACAAAACATGCACATACCACCACGATGAAGCTGTTTGGATGAAATAAAGTCAAGACATTCATTCAACTTCTCGGTCTCAAACTTTACAAAGTGGAGCCTCCCACCAAGTATTGGAAAACTTCTCCTGCTGCCGTTAGAGATTCCAAATCTTTTCTTTATTGATCTCTTCCTCTTATCATCAGGCGAAAGTTCCGCATGTCGGGAGAAATAGACCAACTTAATGAGAGATCCTATAAGGACAAAAGTATCATACTTATTATGTTCAAAATTCTAATAGAAGTTGATACAAATAGATACTTGCAATTCATTTAGA encodes:
- the LOC109716322 gene encoding pantothenate kinase 2, yielding MAGNPSTKNEDDTINDNNEVGYLKESSSSSSSKEKEEENEMALNTMHRSSSRPQLDLSGAAIQGNFEERNPTILLPNQSDDISHLALDIGGSLIKLVYFSRHAELSPDDKRKRSIKKRFGISNGSRRSFPILGGRLHFVKFETEKLNECLDFISSKQLHRGGIDSPSWRSGTISDDNITIKATGGGAFKFADVLKERLGVSLDKEDEMTCLVSGANFLLKAIRHEAFTHMEGQKEFVQIDHNDLFPYLLVNIGSGVSIIKVDGYGKFQRVSGTNVGGGTYWGLGRLLTKCKSFDELLELSQQGDNSNVDMLVGDIYGGMDYSKIGLSASTIASSFGKTISENKELSDYRPEDISLSLLRMISYNIGQISYLNALRYGLKRIFFGGFFIRGHAYTMDTISFAVHFWSKGQAQAMFLRHEGFLGAVGAFMSYEKHGLDDLRVHQLVERFPMGAPYVGGKIHGPPLGDLNEKISWMEKFVQKGTEITAPVPMAPPGTTGMGGFERPSSRGNSLRSDASATLNVGVLHLVPTLEVFPLLDDPKTYEPNTIDLADHSELEYWFKVLLEHMPDLVDKAVASEGGTDDAKRRGDAFARAFSAHLARLMEEPAAYGKLGLANLLELREECLREFQFVDAYITIKQRENEASLAVLPDLLMELDGMNEEDRLLALIEGVLAANIFDWGSRACVDLYHKGTIIEIYRMSRKKMQRPWRVDDFDEFKKRMLIDGNNRQQPYKRALLFVDNSGADVVLGMLPLARELLRRGTEVVLVANSLPALNDVTANELPEIVAEAAKHCDLLRKAAEAGGLLVDAMVSIQDDLKDRSASVPPLMVVENGCGSPCIDLRQVSSELAAAAKDADLIILEGMGRAIHTNLNARFKCDALKLAMVKNQRLAEKLFNGNIYDCICRFEPAGQVLREDSVRI